A portion of the Patescibacteria group bacterium genome contains these proteins:
- a CDS encoding DUF87 domain-containing protein, which translates to MSKRKKRKFKRRFEKREKRSRFALLDEIKQMIFGVLMILIAIIISLSFFGKAGRAGQFFMRGTRFLIGETVFLIPLIFILGGLVLLSIKGDQKFFKKGRKVFWPVILAVLILILGLTGILGSFNAQNIRGGWLGYVLGWPFLRYFGFWATQLIFLALVVIGVLIFWQFLGRSLKKEKPEAAQVPGKPPTFSEKVRGKPSIIKRIFAPRFKVKEIPGFAPKEVGQPEKELSPLKLETKPISKDIVFSYQPPPFNLLEPDHGAPASGDTRINSAIIKKTLQNFGIEVTMSEINTGPTVTQYTLKPAEGVKLSKITGLSNDLALALASHPIRIEAPIPGRSLVGIEVPNNVRAQVRLRNLIENPNFQKSPSNLAIALGRDVSGIPIYTDLAKMPHLLVAGSTGTGKTIFLNSLILSLLFQPSTSTKSASPETLRFILVDPKRVEFPVYNNLPHLLCPVIYSATQTISALKWLTSEMERRFDLLSEARARDIASFNELTLKNGTAPLPFIVFVIDELADLMAAKGREIEAGIVRLAQMARAVGIHLIVATQRPSVEVITGLIKANITSRVTFQVASQVDSRTVLDTAGAEKLLGLGDMLYVSAEVVKPRRIQGAYVSEKEVRKVVKHITSEVEELKPSVEMESQLIKELKKDLGETGASGAGALYGEEDPLYEEAKRMVIEARKASASLLQRRLRVGYARAARLIDILEEKGVVGPGEGAKPREVYGDVETEPENPESPEDKGEWEKV; encoded by the coding sequence GTGTCTAAAAGAAAAAAGCGAAAATTTAAGAGGAGATTTGAAAAGAGAGAAAAGCGTAGTAGATTTGCTCTGCTTGATGAAATCAAACAAATGATTTTTGGGGTTTTAATGATTTTAATAGCAATAATCATTAGTTTGAGTTTTTTCGGGAAGGCCGGAAGGGCAGGTCAGTTTTTTATGAGAGGGACCAGGTTTTTAATTGGAGAGACGGTTTTTCTAATTCCTTTAATTTTTATTTTAGGAGGATTGGTGCTTTTAAGTATCAAAGGTGACCAGAAGTTTTTTAAAAAGGGAAGAAAAGTTTTTTGGCCAGTAATTTTAGCTGTTTTAATTTTAATTTTAGGACTCACTGGAATTTTAGGTAGCTTTAATGCCCAAAATATAAGAGGGGGCTGGCTGGGTTATGTTTTAGGCTGGCCCTTTTTAAGGTATTTCGGATTTTGGGCAACCCAACTTATTTTTTTAGCTTTAGTTGTTATTGGGGTTTTAATTTTCTGGCAATTTTTGGGTAGATCTCTTAAGAAAGAGAAGCCCGAAGCTGCCCAGGTTCCGGGCAAACCCCCCACTTTTTCAGAAAAGGTGAGGGGTAAACCTTCCATCATTAAAAGAATTTTTGCCCCCCGATTTAAAGTTAAGGAAATTCCTGGTTTTGCTCCCAAGGAGGTGGGACAACCCGAAAAGGAGCTGAGCCCTTTGAAGTTGGAAACTAAACCAATAAGTAAAGATATTGTTTTTTCTTATCAGCCCCCTCCTTTTAATCTACTGGAGCCTGATCATGGGGCTCCTGCCAGTGGCGACACCAGAATAAATTCAGCTATTATTAAAAAAACCTTACAGAACTTTGGTATTGAAGTTACAATGTCAGAGATAAATACCGGCCCGACTGTTACTCAATATACTTTGAAGCCGGCTGAAGGAGTGAAATTATCTAAAATAACCGGTCTTTCCAATGATTTGGCCCTGGCTTTAGCTAGTCACCCAATTAGAATTGAAGCTCCTATTCCAGGGAGGTCTTTAGTAGGGATTGAAGTTCCAAATAATGTTCGGGCCCAGGTTAGATTGAGAAATTTAATTGAAAATCCTAATTTTCAAAAATCTCCATCAAACTTGGCAATCGCTTTAGGCAGAGATGTTTCAGGCATTCCTATTTATACAGATTTAGCTAAAATGCCTCATCTTTTGGTAGCTGGAAGTACTGGAACAGGTAAAACCATTTTTCTGAATTCTTTGATTTTGAGTTTGCTTTTTCAGCCCAGCACTTCTACTAAGAGTGCAAGCCCCGAAACTTTAAGGTTTATTTTGGTTGACCCTAAAAGAGTTGAGTTCCCGGTTTATAATAATCTTCCCCATCTTTTGTGCCCGGTGATTTATAGTGCAACTCAAACTATTAGTGCTTTAAAATGGCTGACCAGCGAGATGGAGAGAAGGTTTGATTTATTATCAGAAGCCCGGGCAAGAGATATTGCTTCTTTCAATGAGTTGACTTTAAAAAATGGAACTGCTCCCTTACCTTTTATTGTTTTTGTTATTGATGAGTTGGCTGATTTGATGGCAGCTAAAGGAAGAGAGATTGAAGCTGGGATTGTTAGATTAGCTCAGATGGCTAGAGCAGTTGGTATTCATTTGATAGTGGCTACCCAGAGGCCATCAGTGGAAGTAATTACCGGCTTAATTAAAGCAAATATAACGTCTAGGGTTACTTTTCAAGTTGCTTCTCAGGTTGATTCCAGAACAGTTCTGGATACAGCCGGGGCAGAAAAACTTTTAGGTTTGGGAGATATGCTTTATGTTTCGGCAGAAGTAGTTAAACCCAGGAGAATTCAAGGGGCTTATGTTTCAGAGAAAGAAGTGAGGAAAGTGGTCAAGCATATAACGTCAGAAGTTGAGGAGTTAAAGCCCTCAGTAGAAATGGAAAGCCAGTTAATTAAAGAGTTAAAGAAGGATTTAGGGGAGACAGGGGCTTCGGGGGCCGGAGCTCTTTATGGCGAGGAAGACCCTCTTTATGAAGAAGCAAAGAGGATGGTTATTGAGGCAAGGAAGGCCTCTGCCTCTTTGTTGCAGCGGAGGTTGCGAGTTGGTTATGCCCGAGCAGCCAGATTAATTGATATTTTAGAAGAAAAAGGTGTGGTTGGACCTGGAGAAGGAGCTAAGCCGAGAGAGGTGTACGGCGACGTGGAAACCGAACCAGAAAACCCCGAAAGTCCCGAAGACAAAGGCGAATGGGAAAAAGTCTAA
- a CDS encoding sugar transferase, with amino-acid sequence MGYRGKRFLDVTISLFLLIILSPLFLLVALAIRIFSGPPVIYPREMVGYKGKHFIVFKFRSMIRGADGQEKDIFLETREKKSIKDSRVTKIGVILRKTSLDELPQFINVIKGEMTLVGATRPRFPWVVSRWSDSRRKNYTSFPPGLTGLVQVTDRSFRDFSSEVERLESEYLEKCSLWFDLRIVIRTIPVVMLGR; translated from the coding sequence ATGGGATACAGAGGCAAGAGATTTCTGGATGTAACTATTTCTCTTTTTTTGTTGATAATCCTTTCTCCTCTATTTCTTTTAGTTGCTTTGGCAATAAGGATTTTCTCTGGCCCCCCGGTTATTTATCCCAGAGAGATGGTGGGATATAAGGGGAAGCATTTTATTGTGTTTAAGTTCCGTTCAATGATAAGGGGCGCCGATGGGCAAGAAAAGGATATTTTTCTGGAAACGAGAGAAAAAAAATCAATTAAAGATAGCCGAGTAACCAAAATAGGAGTTATTTTGAGGAAAACTAGCTTGGATGAATTACCACAGTTTATTAATGTGATAAAAGGAGAAATGACTTTAGTAGGAGCAACAAGACCTAGGTTTCCCTGGGTAGTGAGTAGATGGTCAGATTCTAGAAGAAAAAATTATACTTCCTTTCCACCAGGTTTAACTGGTTTAGTTCAAGTGACAGATCGTTCTTTTAGGGATTTTTCGTCAGAAGTTGAGAGATTAGAATCAGAATATTTAGAAAAATGCTCTTTATGGTTCGATTTGAGAATTGTGATAAGGACCATTCCAGTGGTGATGTTAGGTCGGTGA
- the recA gene encoding recombinase RecA, translating into MAKKKEEKTEKKDLQEAVDEIKQRFGEGAIMKLKEARAVDIDAIPTGSISLDSALGVGGIPRGRVIEIYGIESTGKSTLALHICAEAQKKGGVAAFIDAEHALDPDYGRRIGVNIDDLLISQPDSGEQALQIVETLVRSGEVDVIVIDSVAALTPKAEIAGEMGEFQIGLQARLMSQALRKLSGIVAKTKTAVIFLNQTRMKIGVMFGNPETTPGGLALKFYSSVRINLRRIAQIKHGDEIIGSRIKAKIVKNKVAAPFKITEFDIYYNEGISYLADILNTGLKQEIVKKAGSWYQYEDTKLGQGMEGAKAFLKANPEITKKIKKAIVEQV; encoded by the coding sequence ATGGCAAAGAAAAAAGAGGAAAAAACTGAAAAAAAGGATTTGCAAGAAGCGGTAGATGAGATTAAACAACGTTTTGGCGAAGGGGCAATTATGAAGCTTAAAGAAGCCAGAGCGGTTGATATCGATGCTATCCCTACTGGTTCCATTTCTTTAGATTCAGCTTTAGGAGTAGGCGGAATCCCCCGAGGGAGAGTGATTGAGATTTATGGGATTGAATCGACCGGAAAAAGTACTTTAGCTTTACATATTTGCGCTGAAGCTCAAAAAAAAGGAGGAGTGGCTGCTTTTATTGATGCTGAGCATGCTTTAGACCCTGATTATGGCAGAAGAATTGGGGTCAATATTGATGACCTTTTGATTTCCCAGCCAGATTCAGGGGAACAGGCCTTGCAGATTGTTGAAACTTTAGTTAGGTCAGGTGAGGTTGATGTTATTGTTATTGATTCAGTAGCCGCCTTAACTCCAAAAGCAGAGATTGCTGGAGAGATGGGTGAGTTTCAGATTGGTCTCCAGGCTCGTTTGATGAGTCAAGCGTTAAGAAAACTTTCCGGGATCGTTGCCAAAACAAAAACAGCTGTTATATTTTTAAATCAAACTCGAATGAAAATCGGAGTGATGTTTGGGAATCCGGAAACAACTCCGGGAGGATTAGCCTTGAAATTTTACTCTTCAGTCAGGATTAATTTGAGAAGAATTGCTCAGATAAAACACGGGGATGAAATTATTGGCAGCCGAATTAAGGCAAAAATAGTTAAAAATAAAGTAGCTGCTCCTTTTAAAATCACTGAGTTTGATATTTACTACAATGAGGGCATTTCTTATTTGGCAGATATTTTAAACACTGGTTTAAAACAGGAAATTGTAAAAAAAGCAGGCAGCTGGTATCAGTATGAGGACACCAAATTAGGACAGGGAATGGAGGGAGCTAAGGCATTTTTAAAAGCGAACCCTGAAATAACAAAAAAAATAAAAAAAGCCATTGTAGAACAGGTCTGA
- the rpsR gene encoding 30S ribosomal protein S18, with amino-acid sequence MDCHFCQRNIKEIDFKNTELLSRFISGLGKIRARKRTGVCSKHQRQLAKAIKRARHLGLLSATTK; translated from the coding sequence ATGGACTGTCACTTTTGCCAAAGAAATATTAAAGAAATTGATTTTAAAAATACAGAGCTTCTCTCAAGGTTTATCTCTGGCTTGGGCAAAATCAGAGCAAGAAAAAGAACCGGAGTTTGCTCTAAACATCAACGCCAGCTCGCAAAAGCAATAAAACGAGCAAGACATCTTGGATTGCTGTCAGCCACGACAAAATAA
- the ssb gene encoding single-stranded DNA-binding protein, with protein MNLNKVFVLGNLTADPIVRALPSGQSVANFGLATNRIFYDRDRQKQQRTEFHNIVAFGRSAEIAQQYLRKGSMVLIEGRIQTRNWQDSSGNKRYRTEIITERLQLGPRTASFQTTSPEPSVPNQTQKEMSQEEIPIIEEWKEEEKPSSTQEPQATTAENPPKDKDQNNEEIDVSQIPF; from the coding sequence ATGAATTTAAATAAAGTTTTTGTTTTAGGAAATCTTACTGCAGACCCAATCGTTAGAGCTCTACCTTCGGGTCAATCTGTAGCTAACTTTGGTCTAGCTACTAATAGAATCTTTTATGATAGAGATAGACAAAAACAACAACGGACCGAATTTCATAATATTGTCGCCTTTGGCAGAAGCGCAGAAATTGCTCAACAATACTTAAGAAAAGGTTCAATGGTTCTAATTGAAGGAAGGATTCAAACCAGAAACTGGCAGGATTCCTCTGGGAATAAAAGATACCGAACAGAAATTATTACTGAGAGATTACAATTGGGACCAAGAACCGCTTCTTTTCAAACAACCTCTCCTGAACCTTCTGTTCCGAACCAAACTCAAAAAGAAATGTCCCAAGAAGAAATCCCGATTATTGAAGAATGGAAAGAAGAAGAGAAACCTTCCTCTACCCAAGAGCCCCAAGCGACCACGGCTGAAAATCCACCAAAAGACAAAGACCAGAATAATGAAGAAATAGACGTCTCGCAGATACCTTTCTAA
- the rpsF gene encoding 30S ribosomal protein S6 encodes MKNYELTYLISPDLSEEELKIFSGKISNFIQEETGTLEKTTEPSKKKLGYPIKKKEEAFLVALNFSLNPEKLGSLEKKLKSENQILRYVILTKKTPEKILRPRRTSLGLATEETLPKIKKPPKVPPKITEPKKVELKEIDKKIEEILGE; translated from the coding sequence ATGAAAAACTACGAACTAACCTATCTTATTTCGCCGGATCTTTCTGAAGAGGAATTAAAGATTTTTTCTGGAAAAATAAGCAACTTCATTCAGGAAGAAACTGGCACTTTAGAAAAAACAACTGAGCCCTCTAAGAAAAAACTGGGCTATCCCATAAAGAAAAAAGAGGAAGCTTTTTTAGTTGCTCTAAATTTCTCTTTAAATCCTGAAAAATTGGGAAGCTTGGAGAAAAAACTCAAATCTGAAAACCAAATTCTCCGCTATGTAATTTTAACCAAAAAAACTCCTGAAAAAATCCTCCGCCCAAGACGGACCAGTCTCGGGCTGGCAACCGAAGAGACCTTACCAAAAATAAAAAAACCTCCTAAAGTTCCTCCAAAAATAACTGAACCCAAAAAGGTCGAATTAAAAGAGATTGATAAAAAAATAGAAGAAATCCTCGGAGAATAA
- a CDS encoding DUF933 domain-containing protein, with amino-acid sequence MSFSVGIIGLPNAGKSTLFKALTKKKVDIAAYPFTTIDPNVGVVTVPDERLKKIAQIVKPEKTIETVIEFVDIAGLVEGAHKGEGMGNQFLSYIRPCDAVVEVIRGFKTSDITEEISPKRDIEIIENELLMKDQETDDNILASKPKVYVFNIQEGAGVPEIPNSLTIDLKLEEEASELSESEAEELKIKSKLDQLILACYNILDLITFFTITGGKETRAWTLKKGSNALEAAGKVHSDFKERFIRAEVIPWQKLVETGSWTKAKELGQIKTAGKEYIVQDGDILEFKI; translated from the coding sequence ATGAGTTTTTCAGTAGGTATTATTGGTCTTCCTAACGCTGGTAAGTCCACCCTATTTAAAGCTTTAACTAAAAAGAAAGTTGATATTGCAGCTTATCCTTTTACTACCATTGACCCAAATGTTGGCGTGGTAACTGTCCCTGACGAAAGATTAAAAAAAATCGCCCAAATAGTAAAGCCCGAGAAAACTATTGAAACCGTTATTGAATTTGTAGATATTGCTGGGTTAGTGGAAGGAGCCCACAAAGGAGAAGGAATGGGGAATCAATTTTTATCATATATAAGACCATGTGATGCGGTAGTAGAAGTAATCAGAGGTTTTAAAACCTCTGATATCACAGAAGAAATTAGTCCTAAAAGAGACATTGAAATAATTGAAAATGAACTCTTAATGAAAGACCAAGAAACTGACGATAATATTTTAGCTTCAAAGCCAAAAGTTTATGTTTTTAATATTCAAGAAGGAGCAGGTGTCCCTGAAATTCCAAATTCCTTAACCATTGATTTAAAACTTGAAGAAGAGGCATCTGAACTTTCTGAATCTGAGGCAGAAGAACTCAAAATTAAATCTAAGCTTGACCAATTAATTCTTGCTTGTTACAATATCCTTGACCTTATTACTTTCTTCACAATAACAGGAGGAAAAGAAACTCGGGCTTGGACCCTAAAAAAAGGTTCCAATGCCCTTGAAGCTGCGGGCAAGGTCCATTCTGACTTCAAAGAAAGGTTTATTCGAGCAGAAGTAATTCCTTGGCAAAAATTAGTTGAAACAGGTTCTTGGACTAAGGCAAAAGAATTAGGCCAAATAAAAACAGCGGGGAAAGAATATATTGTCCAAGACGGAGATATTTTAGAATTTAAGATTTAA
- a CDS encoding phosphomannomutase/phosphoglucomutase, whose product MEIFRAYDIRGEYPKDINDEIVYKIGRCLIKLFNAKNLVVGRDISLNSPKIHKALIKGVADSGADILDIGLAGTDVVYFAGGFYKFDSGVEITASHSAGYLSGMKIIGPVAKPFGKGLGMEDLKELYENYKAETAAKKKGKIKKMDVWDDFIRESLKFVDVKKIKPLKVVVDASNSVGAIEIDKVEKFLPVEFIKINWELDGNYPGHEPNPFLPENRKQARDKVKEVGADMGLIFDGDGDRIYFIDENGDYLYGVYIGGLIAKKMLESNPGRVILHDVRAVNYLKKMVEEGKGIPKIELVGHAFFKNRMKGENGLFGAESSGHIYYNFGEFMVENSLIAVLQIMEIVSETGKSLGELTRKPRKLYPVSGEYNFSLPGFEATDDLTPKALEVMNEILKKVEEKYKNGKISHFDTLTINFPDWSFNLRPSANDPLLRFNMEASSAEKVKEKTKEISDLLIALGCKMVNESGVTQIED is encoded by the coding sequence ATGGAAATTTTCCGCGCTTACGATATCCGGGGAGAGTATCCAAAGGATATCAATGATGAAATTGTTTATAAAATTGGTCGTTGCCTCATTAAACTATTTAATGCTAAAAATCTTGTTGTTGGTAGAGATATTAGTTTAAATTCACCAAAGATTCATAAAGCTTTGATTAAAGGTGTTGCTGATAGTGGAGCAGATATTCTTGATATTGGATTAGCAGGAACAGATGTAGTTTATTTTGCCGGCGGTTTTTATAAGTTTGATTCTGGGGTAGAGATAACTGCTTCCCACTCTGCTGGATATTTAAGTGGAATGAAAATTATTGGGCCGGTAGCTAAACCTTTTGGAAAAGGACTTGGTATGGAAGATTTAAAAGAATTATATGAGAATTATAAGGCAGAAACAGCAGCCAAAAAGAAAGGGAAGATAAAAAAGATGGATGTTTGGGATGATTTTATCCGGGAGTCCTTAAAATTTGTTGATGTTAAGAAGATAAAACCTCTTAAAGTAGTTGTTGATGCCTCTAATTCCGTTGGAGCAATTGAAATTGATAAGGTTGAAAAATTTTTACCAGTAGAATTTATTAAAATAAATTGGGAATTGGACGGTAATTATCCCGGGCACGAACCTAATCCTTTTTTACCAGAAAACAGGAAGCAAGCAAGGGATAAGGTTAAAGAGGTAGGGGCGGATATGGGTTTAATTTTTGATGGCGATGGAGACAGGATTTATTTTATTGATGAAAATGGCGACTATCTTTACGGAGTTTATATCGGTGGTTTGATTGCCAAAAAGATGCTAGAGAGCAATCCCGGCAGAGTGATTTTGCATGATGTTAGAGCGGTAAACTATTTAAAAAAGATGGTTGAAGAAGGTAAGGGAATTCCCAAGATTGAGCTGGTTGGGCACGCTTTTTTTAAAAACAGAATGAAGGGGGAAAATGGGCTTTTTGGGGCTGAATCTTCTGGTCATATTTATTATAATTTTGGTGAATTTATGGTTGAGAATAGTTTAATTGCCGTTTTACAAATAATGGAAATAGTTTCCGAGACCGGGAAAAGCTTGGGAGAGTTAACTAGAAAGCCGAGAAAACTATATCCAGTAAGCGGTGAATACAACTTCTCTTTACCAGGTTTTGAAGCCACTGATGATTTAACACCCAAAGCTCTTGAAGTAATGAATGAGATTTTGAAGAAAGTAGAAGAAAAATATAAAAATGGCAAAATCTCTCATTTCGATACTTTGACTATTAACTTTCCTGATTGGAGTTTTAATCTACGACCCTCAGCAAATGATCCGTTACTTAGATTTAATATGGAGGCAAGCAGTGCTGAAAAAGTTAAAGAGAAAACAAAGGAGATTTCTGATTTGCTAATAGCCCTGGGTTGTAAAATGGTTAATGAATCTGGAGTAACCCAAATTGAAGATTAA
- a CDS encoding inositol monophosphatase, with translation MTKELKFAIKLAKDAGKIVIGGLDKVVVKKSKADKRDIYTNIDREAERMIINRIKKKYPHHKIYGEEYGKIDAESDYVWIIDPIDGTKYYVAGIKLFDVSIALWKGDTPIVGVVYLPALNDIYFAEKGKGAFHNQKRLRVSNVNRLNESIIYLDITGSNKLKAEEQKITMRRLELIFKNVYRFRAFGLGAVACCYTAQGGYDGYFDLTGKEKILDIAAGIAIAKEAGAKVTGLDGKYHGQDTSNIVITNGKIHNKFLKLLNSVK, from the coding sequence ATGACAAAAGAACTAAAATTTGCTATCAAGCTAGCTAAGGACGCGGGCAAGATTGTAATAGGTGGACTTGATAAAGTTGTAGTAAAAAAAAGCAAAGCTGACAAGCGGGATATTTATACAAATATAGATCGGGAAGCAGAGAGGATGATAATAAATAGAATCAAAAAGAAATATCCCCATCATAAGATTTATGGGGAGGAGTATGGGAAGATCGATGCAGAAAGTGATTATGTCTGGATAATTGACCCAATTGATGGCACAAAATATTATGTAGCAGGTATTAAGCTTTTTGATGTCTCAATTGCCTTGTGGAAGGGCGATACGCCAATTGTCGGAGTGGTCTATTTACCGGCATTGAATGATATCTATTTCGCAGAAAAAGGAAAAGGCGCTTTTCATAATCAAAAAAGACTAAGAGTTTCGAATGTCAACAGGTTGAATGAATCAATAATTTATTTGGATATAACTGGTAGCAATAAATTAAAAGCAGAGGAACAAAAAATCACTATGAGAAGATTAGAGTTGATTTTTAAAAATGTTTATCGTTTTCGTGCTTTTGGATTAGGAGCTGTTGCTTGTTGTTATACTGCCCAGGGAGGTTATGACGGGTATTTTGATTTAACCGGTAAAGAAAAAATTTTAGATATAGCAGCAGGTATAGCTATTGCCAAAGAGGCCGGGGCTAAAGTTACTGGACTGGACGGAAAGTATCACGGCCAAGATACATCTAACATTGTAATAACAAACGGAAAAATTCACAATAAATTTCTGAAATTATTAAATAGTGTTAAATAA
- the trpS gene encoding tryptophan--tRNA ligase, which produces MRALSGIQPTGSIHIGNYLGAIKQWIKLQEKNECIFFIADLHSLTIPYKPKELQKNILETAIVYLAAGIDPQKSIFFIQSDVKEHTELCWLLNTVCPIGDLERMTQYKEKAKQFKKNINAGLLVYPILQAADILLYKTEAVPVGKDQVQHIELARTIARKFNQKFGKTFVEPKALLPKLGAKIMALNNPKQKMSKSLGPQSYISLFEEPEEIKKKIMSAVTDTGKQIKYNLQRKPGISNLLTIYGLFSEKPIKEIEKTFKGKGYAYFKKSLAELLINSLEPFRRKRKELLRREVYVQETLKVGVKRASAIAESTIQETRTKMGLA; this is translated from the coding sequence ATGCGAGCTTTAAGCGGTATTCAGCCAACCGGCTCAATACATATAGGAAATTATCTGGGAGCTATCAAACAATGGATTAAACTCCAAGAAAAAAATGAGTGTATCTTTTTTATTGCTGACTTACACTCTTTAACTATTCCCTATAAACCCAAAGAGCTTCAAAAAAACATTTTAGAAACTGCTATCGTTTATCTGGCAGCTGGCATTGACCCTCAAAAAAGTATTTTCTTTATCCAATCAGATGTCAAAGAACATACTGAGCTCTGCTGGCTCTTAAATACTGTTTGTCCGATTGGAGATTTAGAAAGAATGACCCAATACAAAGAAAAGGCCAAACAATTTAAAAAGAATATTAATGCTGGCCTCTTGGTCTATCCAATTTTGCAGGCAGCTGACATTTTACTTTATAAGACAGAAGCAGTGCCAGTGGGAAAAGACCAGGTCCAACATATTGAATTAGCAAGAACAATTGCCAGAAAATTTAACCAGAAATTTGGCAAAACCTTTGTTGAACCCAAAGCCCTACTCCCAAAACTTGGAGCAAAAATTATGGCTTTAAATAATCCCAAGCAAAAAATGTCAAAATCATTGGGACCCCAAAGCTATATTTCTCTGTTTGAAGAGCCAGAAGAAATTAAGAAAAAAATAATGTCAGCTGTAACTGACACTGGAAAGCAAATAAAGTATAATCTTCAAAGAAAACCAGGAATTTCAAATCTTTTAACAATTTATGGTTTGTTTAGCGAAAAACCAATAAAAGAAATAGAAAAAACTTTCAAAGGCAAAGGTTATGCTTACTTTAAAAAATCTTTAGCTGAACTTTTGATTAACTCCTTGGAACCTTTCCGCCGGAAAAGAAAAGAACTTCTCAGACGAGAAGTTTATGTTCAAGAAACTCTTAAGGTAGGGGTCAAAAGAGCCAGCGCTATCGCCGAAAGCACCATCCAAGAAACCCGCACCAAAATGGGTCTTGCCTAA